Proteins encoded within one genomic window of Canis lupus familiaris isolate Mischka breed German Shepherd chromosome 12, alternate assembly UU_Cfam_GSD_1.0, whole genome shotgun sequence:
- the LGSN gene encoding lengsin (The RefSeq protein has 2 substitutions compared to this genomic sequence) encodes MNDEGDLLQENTRDEGNETEASRMSKLRRTRKKVTKQHIFSTEVGEMDVSNSKERIRSQMVCHTLGNMSKPVVGPGSADSHLPQDDKDSENQTTVIKPSPLKTSASAPCSEFNTNSNHADNTWEDTQIPTTPHLSSRMKHIKQEMAKNHLQFVRFEATDLHGVSRSKSIPAHFFQEKVIHGVCMPRGYLELIPNPKDDEVDHIRATCFNSDIVLMPELSTFRVLPWAERTARVICDTFTVTGEPLLTSPRYIAKRQLSQLQDSGFSLLSAFIYDFCIFAVPEIINSKTISFPASTLLNNHDQPFIQELVDGLYHTGANVESFSSSTRPGQMEICFLPEFGISSADNAFTLRTGVKEVARKYNYIASFFIETGFCNSGILSHSLWDVDGKKNMFCSSSGIEELTITGKKWLAGLLKHSAALSCLMAPAVSCRKRYSKESKDLKESVPTTWGYNDNSCAFNIKCHGEKGTRIENKLGSATANPYLVLAATVAAGLDGLQSSDGVLASPGDSTDLYPSKPSEIPLKLEDALVALEEDQCLRQALGETFIRYFVAMKKYDLENEETDAERNKFLEYFI; translated from the exons AATACGAGAGATGAAGGTAATGAGACTGAAGCCAGCAGGATGAGTAAATtaagaagaacaagaaagaaagtcacaaaacaacatattttttcaACTGAAGTAGGAGAAATGGATGTATCAAACTCAAAAG aaaggaTCAGAAGCCAAATGGTGTGCCACACATTGGGGAATATGAGCAAACCAGTTGTGGGACCTGGCTCCGCAGACTCTCATCTGCCACAAGATGACAAGGACTCTGAGAATCAGACGACAGTGATAAAACCATCACCCCTCAAAACATCAGCCAGTGCTCCTTGTAGTGAATTTAACACAAACTCCAACCATGCTG ATAACACCTGGGAGGACACTCAAATTCCGACCACACCTCACCTCTCCTCTAGAATGAAGCACATTAAACAAGAGATGGCCAAGAATCACCTTCAATTTGTGAGATTTGAAGCCACAGACCTTCATGGTGTGTCCAGATCGAAGAGTATCCCTGCACACTTTTTCCAA gaaaaagTGATCCATGGTGTTTGCATGCCCCGAGGTTATCTTGAACTGATACCAAATCCTAAGGATGATGAAGTGGATCACATAAGAGCAACATGTTTTAATAGTGACATAGTCCTAATGCCAGAGCTCTCAACCTTTAGAGTCTTGCCATGGGCTGAGAGAACTGCAAGAGTGATATGTGACACATTCACTGTGACTGGCGAGCCTCTTTTGACTTCCCCAAGGTACATCGCAAAGAGGCAGCTGAGCCAGCTGCAGGACTCTGGCTtttccctgctctctgccttcatctatgatttttgcatttttgctgTGCCTGAAATTATCAATTCAAAGACCATATCTTTTCCTGCCTCCACATTGCTAAATAATCATGACCAGCCTTTCATCCAGGAACTCGTTGATGGTTTGTATCATACTGGAGCGAATGTCGAGAGTTTTTCCTCCTCTACCAGGCCTGGTCTGATGGAAATCTGTTTTTTGCCCGAATTTGGCATCAGTTCAGCTGATAATGCATTTACCCTCAGAACAGGTGTCAAAGAAGTGGCAAGGAAATATAATTACATCGCTAGCTTTTTCATCGAGACTGGATTTTGCAATTCAGGAATTTTGTCTCATAGTCTCTGGGATGTCGatgggaagaaaaatatgttcTGCAGTAGTTCTGGAATTGAAGAGCTCACGATCACGGGGAAAAAATGGTTGGCAGGACTCTTGAAGCACTCGGCCGCTCTCAGCTGCCTGATGGCTCCTGCTGTCAGCTGCCGAAAGCGTTACTCCAAGGAGAGTAAAGACCTCAAGGAGAGCGTGCCTACGACATGGGGATACAATGATAACAGCTGTGCTTTTAATATCAAGTGTCATGGTGAGAAAGGCACCCGGATAGAAAATAAACTGGGCTCCGCCACTGCAAATCCTTACCTGGTGCTGGCGGCGACTGTCGCCGCGGGCTTGGATGGACTTCAAAGCAGCGATGGTGTCCTGGCCAGTCCAGGTGACAGCACGGACTTGTATCCGTCAAAAGCTTCTGAGATCCCCTTGAAACTGGAAGACGCTCTTGTGGCGCTGGAGGAAGATCAATGTCTGAGACAGGCCCTGGGGGAAACGTTTATTCGCTATTTTGTTGCCATGAAAAAATAtgatttggaaaatgaagaaacagatgcggagagaaataaattcttagagTATTTTATTTAG